Proteins encoded by one window of Emticicia oligotrophica DSM 17448:
- a CDS encoding TldD/PmbA family protein gives MNKILSKEEAKKIIDKVLAFSKADEMSVSLSGGRTGNIRYARNSVSTSGESYDQSLAVTAVFGKRSGTATINEFDDASLEKTVRRAEEIARLAPENPEYMPMLGPQTYVDSNTYAEATANIDPEYRAKAAFDSIDPCIKKNLTAAGYLEDSTGFTAIGNSKGLFGYNKATSVDFSITVRTADGLGSGYAIRDFNDTSKLSTKEATEIAMQKAMASSNAKALEPGKYTVILEPAASIDLLQNMMRSMDARNADEGRSFLSKKGGGTRIGEKLFDERVNIFSDPINPEIPGSGFGGGGGGGGGGRFGGGGSDGRPQEKISWIENGIVKNVYYSRYWADKKGVKAVPPPQGFIMAGGSESLADLIKGTEKGILVTRFWYIRAVDPQTLLYTGLTRDGTFYIENGKIKYPIKNFRFNESPVIMLNNLEAMGKPTRVGGCLIPPLKIRDFTFSSLSDAV, from the coding sequence ATGAATAAAATATTATCAAAAGAAGAAGCTAAAAAGATTATTGATAAAGTTTTAGCATTTTCAAAAGCCGATGAAATGAGTGTTTCACTTAGCGGTGGCCGCACTGGCAACATTCGCTACGCAAGAAATTCTGTTTCGACAAGTGGAGAATCTTACGACCAATCATTGGCTGTAACAGCAGTTTTTGGTAAACGTTCGGGAACTGCAACAATCAATGAATTTGATGATGCTTCACTTGAAAAAACGGTCAGAAGAGCAGAGGAAATTGCTCGATTAGCACCAGAAAACCCTGAATATATGCCTATGCTTGGGCCTCAAACGTACGTAGATTCAAATACTTACGCCGAAGCAACTGCTAATATCGACCCCGAATATAGGGCAAAGGCCGCATTTGATAGTATTGACCCTTGTATCAAGAAGAACCTCACTGCTGCAGGTTATTTAGAGGATTCTACTGGTTTTACGGCTATCGGTAACAGCAAAGGCTTATTTGGATATAATAAAGCAACATCAGTAGATTTTTCGATAACCGTAAGAACAGCTGATGGTCTTGGTTCAGGCTATGCCATTCGTGACTTTAATGATACTTCAAAACTAAGTACAAAAGAAGCTACCGAAATTGCGATGCAAAAAGCAATGGCTTCGAGCAATGCTAAGGCATTGGAGCCAGGTAAATACACAGTAATTTTAGAACCTGCGGCATCTATTGACCTACTTCAAAACATGATGCGTAGTATGGATGCACGTAATGCAGATGAAGGTCGTAGTTTTTTGAGTAAAAAAGGTGGTGGTACAAGAATTGGAGAAAAATTATTTGATGAAAGAGTAAATATTTTCTCTGACCCAATCAATCCTGAAATTCCAGGTTCTGGATTTGGTGGTGGCGGTGGAGGCGGTGGTGGAGGCCGTTTTGGTGGTGGAGGAAGCGATGGCCGTCCGCAAGAAAAAATTTCTTGGATTGAAAATGGTATCGTTAAAAACGTTTACTATTCAAGATATTGGGCAGATAAAAAAGGAGTAAAAGCGGTGCCTCCTCCACAAGGATTTATCATGGCTGGAGGAAGCGAATCTTTAGCTGATTTAATTAAAGGAACTGAAAAAGGGATTTTAGTAACTCGTTTTTGGTATATCCGTGCCGTTGACCCTCAAACATTACTTTACACGGGTCTGACACGTGACGGAACTTTTTATATTGAAAATGGAAAAATTAAATATCCAATTAAAAATTTCCGTTTCAATGAAAGCCCTGTGATTATGCTCAATAACCTTGAAGCAATGGGCAAACCAACACGTGTAGGTGGTTGTTTGATTCCACCATTAAAAATCAGAGACTTTACATTTAGTAGCTTATCTGATGCGGTTTAA